From Brochothrix thermosphacta DSM 20171 = FSL F6-1036, a single genomic window includes:
- the ilvA gene encoding threonine ammonia-lyase IlvA yields MYTATQAAKIDAAHLVLKDVVRHTPLEHDVYLSQKYNCNVYLKREDLQTVRSFKLRGAYYAISRLSKKQREFGVTCASAGNHAQGVAYTCDRLQMKAVIFMPTTTPNQKVSQVRFFGGKYIEIMLVGDTFDACSKAAKDYTETHQMTFIPPFDSEDIIAGQGTVAVEILEDADVKMDYVVATIGGGGLISGVGSYFHKKSPDTKVIGVEPLGAASMHAALHAGEVVKLPVIDKFVDGAAVAEAGKLTYGYCRKFVDDIFLVPEGQVCTTILEMYTKLAIVAEPAGALSVSALEQLKPQIEGKNVVCIVSGGNNDINRMKEMEERSLMFEGLQHYFIVNFPQRAGALKEFISLVLGPQDDITKFEYTKKVNRGQGPVIIGILLKDKADYNVMLKRLAGYDSNYIPVNDNPMLYTLLV; encoded by the coding sequence ATGTATACAGCCACACAAGCCGCAAAAATTGATGCTGCTCATCTTGTTTTAAAAGATGTTGTGCGTCATACACCATTGGAACACGATGTTTATTTATCACAAAAGTATAATTGTAATGTTTATTTAAAGCGCGAAGATTTACAGACAGTACGTTCATTTAAATTACGAGGTGCCTATTATGCGATTAGTCGCTTGTCAAAAAAACAACGCGAATTTGGCGTAACTTGTGCAAGTGCTGGAAATCATGCGCAGGGTGTGGCGTATACATGCGACCGCCTACAAATGAAAGCTGTTATTTTTATGCCAACCACAACCCCCAATCAAAAAGTATCACAGGTACGCTTTTTTGGAGGGAAATACATAGAAATTATGTTGGTCGGCGATACGTTTGATGCCTGTTCAAAAGCAGCGAAAGACTATACAGAAACACATCAAATGACATTTATTCCACCCTTTGATTCTGAAGATATCATCGCAGGTCAAGGAACTGTTGCCGTTGAAATTTTAGAAGATGCAGATGTTAAAATGGATTATGTTGTCGCAACAATTGGCGGGGGCGGCTTAATTTCAGGAGTAGGCAGTTATTTCCATAAAAAAAGTCCCGATACAAAGGTTATTGGTGTAGAACCTTTGGGCGCAGCTTCTATGCATGCAGCACTTCACGCTGGCGAAGTAGTAAAATTACCTGTCATTGATAAATTTGTTGATGGCGCTGCTGTTGCAGAGGCTGGAAAACTAACCTATGGTTATTGTCGCAAATTTGTAGATGATATCTTTTTGGTACCAGAAGGCCAAGTGTGCACAACTATTTTAGAAATGTACACTAAGTTAGCAATTGTTGCAGAACCAGCAGGAGCACTAAGCGTATCAGCCTTGGAACAACTAAAACCACAAATTGAAGGCAAAAATGTGGTTTGTATTGTTAGTGGTGGTAATAATGACATCAATCGGATGAAGGAAATGGAAGAGCGTTCGTTGATGTTTGAAGGTTTACAACATTATTTCATTGTTAATTTTCCTCAAAGGGCAGGTGCATTAAAAGAATTTATTAGCCTTGTACTAGGTCCACAAGACGACATTACGAAATTTGAATACACAAAAAAAGTAAATAGAGGACAAGGCCCTGTTATTATCGGTATTTTATTGAAAGATAAAGCAGATTATAATGTGATGCTAAAACGACTTGCGGGTTACGATTC